The Lewinellaceae bacterium genome has a segment encoding these proteins:
- a CDS encoding F0F1 ATP synthase subunit beta has translation MANIGHVKQVIGPVVDVSFSKEGSVLPEIYNALEITRPNGQKLVLEVQQHLGEDGVRTVAMDATDGLTRGTEVVDTGAPISMPVGEAIKGRLFNVIGEAIDGIGPVPKDENAYVIHRRPPLYENLSTEKEVLFTGIKVIDLIEPYMKGGKIGLFGGAGVGKTVLIMELVNNIAKAYEGISVFAGVGERTREGNDLLREFLESDVINYGKEFKHSMESGGWDLSKVDMEALKTSKATLVFGQMNEPPGARARVALSGLTMAEYYRDGDQSDPNGGRDILFFIDNIFRFTQAGSEVSALLGRMPSAVGYQPTLATEMGIMQERITSTKRGSITSVQAVYVPADDLTDPAPATTFAHLDATTVLSRKIASLGIYPAVDPLDSTSRILDAAIIGEEHYRCAEDVKMILQRYNELQDIIAILGMDELSEEDKKVVSRARRVQRFLSQPFHVAEQFTGMPGVLVPIDETIRGFNMILNGEVDQYPEAAFNLKGTIDDVIAAGKKMMADVEA, from the coding sequence ATGGCAAACATCGGTCACGTTAAGCAGGTTATCGGACCAGTAGTCGACGTAAGTTTCTCAAAGGAAGGCTCTGTGCTCCCGGAAATTTACAATGCTCTTGAAATTACAAGGCCCAATGGACAAAAACTCGTTCTGGAAGTTCAGCAACACCTCGGTGAAGATGGCGTTCGTACGGTTGCAATGGATGCAACGGACGGCCTTACCCGCGGAACTGAAGTGGTAGATACGGGGGCTCCTATTTCCATGCCGGTCGGAGAAGCGATCAAAGGTCGTCTTTTCAACGTTATCGGAGAAGCTATTGATGGAATTGGTCCTGTTCCCAAAGATGAGAACGCATATGTCATTCACCGCAGACCTCCTCTTTATGAGAACCTTTCTACTGAAAAAGAGGTACTCTTTACAGGAATCAAGGTAATCGACCTCATTGAGCCATACATGAAAGGTGGAAAAATCGGACTCTTTGGTGGAGCCGGTGTAGGCAAGACCGTACTGATCATGGAGCTCGTAAATAATATTGCGAAAGCTTACGAGGGTATTTCCGTATTCGCAGGTGTGGGAGAACGTACCAGGGAAGGAAATGACCTGTTGAGAGAATTCCTCGAATCAGACGTTATCAACTACGGAAAGGAATTCAAACACTCCATGGAATCCGGAGGATGGGATTTGTCCAAAGTGGATATGGAGGCGCTTAAAACCAGTAAAGCAACTCTTGTTTTCGGACAGATGAATGAGCCTCCCGGAGCACGTGCCCGTGTGGCCCTTTCAGGTTTGACAATGGCTGAATACTACCGCGACGGTGATCAAAGCGATCCAAATGGCGGCCGTGATATCCTCTTCTTCATCGATAACATTTTCCGTTTTACCCAGGCAGGCTCTGAGGTATCAGCTTTGTTGGGTCGTATGCCTTCAGCGGTAGGTTACCAGCCTACCCTCGCCACGGAAATGGGTATCATGCAGGAACGTATTACTTCAACCAAGCGGGGGTCAATTACTTCTGTACAGGCGGTTTATGTACCTGCGGATGACTTGACTGACCCTGCTCCGGCAACAACATTTGCCCACCTTGATGCCACAACGGTATTGAGTCGTAAGATCGCTTCCCTGGGGATTTACCCTGCTGTGGATCCATTGGATTCTACTTCACGTATCCTTGATGCAGCAATCATTGGCGAAGAACACTACCGTTGCGCAGAGGATGTAAAGATGATTCTTCAGCGTTACAACGAATTACAGGATATCATCGCCATCCTCGGTATGGATGAATTGTCAGAAGAAGACAAAAAGGTAGTATCCAGAGCTCGTAGGGTCCAGCGTTTCCTCTCCCAGCCGTTCCACGTTGCGGAGCAATTTACAGGGATGCCGGGTGTTTTGGTTCCTATTGACGAAACCATTCGTGGATTTAACATGATCCTCAATGGAGAAGTGGATCAATATCCTGAAGCAGCATTTAACCTTAAAGGAACGATTGACGATGTGATCGCTGCCGGTAAGAAAATGATGGCTGACGTTGAAGCATAA
- a CDS encoding F0F1 ATP synthase subunit epsilon, producing MDLTVLTPDKEVFLGPIKSVKVPGSSGQFQVLNNHAPIVSSLEEGDIFIVTGEEEFRLFNDESKGLEAMKEAGKTISFHVSGGFIEVLNNKVSLLVSGVRNIT from the coding sequence ATGGATTTAACAGTTCTGACACCAGATAAAGAAGTTTTCCTTGGTCCCATCAAATCGGTAAAAGTACCGGGGTCCAGTGGTCAGTTTCAGGTTTTAAATAACCACGCTCCTATCGTTTCTTCTTTGGAGGAAGGCGATATTTTTATTGTGACAGGAGAAGAGGAATTCCGTTTATTCAACGATGAGTCCAAAGGACTTGAAGCGATGAAAGAGGCCGGAAAAACCATTTCTTTTCACGTAAGTGGCGGCTTTATCGAAGTCTTAAACAATAAAGTTTCACTCCTCGTTAGCGGAGTTAGAAATATCACGTAA
- a CDS encoding biopolymer transporter ExbD, with the protein MNDLKKRRKPSEVNAGSMADIAFLLLIFFLVTTTIMEDSGIRVKLPVWEKYPPKAIVNNRNVFTVKVNAQNDLMVEGEIMSMGELTEAAKAFILNPEGALNRPESPKNAAISLQNDRSTNYEAYLEVYDQLVLAYNELWEDHARKTFGKSYDLLSEQNKKVIRTEIPMTISEAEPTDNITLGHLD; encoded by the coding sequence ATGAATGATTTAAAAAAACGAAGGAAGCCCTCCGAAGTGAATGCCGGTTCCATGGCGGATATCGCCTTTCTTTTGTTGATTTTTTTCCTGGTCACCACTACGATTATGGAGGACAGTGGCATCCGGGTAAAATTACCCGTTTGGGAGAAATACCCTCCTAAGGCAATAGTCAATAACCGAAATGTTTTCACCGTAAAGGTAAACGCCCAAAATGACTTGATGGTCGAAGGGGAAATCATGTCGATGGGGGAGTTAACAGAAGCTGCTAAAGCATTTATCCTCAATCCGGAAGGGGCACTAAATAGGCCTGAAAGCCCTAAAAATGCAGCCATTTCCCTGCAAAATGACCGCAGTACTAACTATGAAGCCTACCTGGAGGTGTATGACCAATTGGTTTTGGCTTATAATGAATTATGGGAAGACCACGCCAGAAAAACTTTTGGAAAATCTTACGACCTTTTATCGGAACAAAATAAAAAAGTGATCAGGACCGAAATTCCGATGACCATTTCTGAAGCCGAACCTACCGATAATATCACTTTGGGACATTTGGATTAG